From Cucumis melo cultivar AY chromosome 3, USDA_Cmelo_AY_1.0, whole genome shotgun sequence:
GacatatttttttatatgaacTTTTTGTAGCCATTGATAAAATTCAATACAGAGGAGAGTAAACGAAAATAGTATTTGgtttataacaaaaaaaaaaaaaattatctcagctctttttttaaaaagaaaccatttttgtaaatattttaaaaacatttttttttaaatattttattttatttttgctatatttgaaaattgcgctaataaaaatgaaaaaaaataaaaaaacccaaTAAAATAAGgggtttttttcaaaaatataaaaaaaagcggcaaaatatttacactctataaaaacgaaaaaagcccagaggcccaacgtgtaaaatatcaaaattgcACTGttaaccacgccgtcaataatgcacgatcgtttatatatgactacaatttatacgcgatcgttatataatcatttagatttgaggacccaaatctaaatgatttttttttttcaaaatttggtactattttttaattcttttggtacacgatcctttatttacttttgactactccaatctaaatgactttttttaaagattgtatatacacatcttttatttttttttacacgattgtttaattttttattatatttggtTAATCctgatttttttaagattctttatatacaatcttttagattttgctatttcttttgtacataacaaaaggaaaagaagaaaaatatggaaagaaaacgcagcgaaaaaaaagaaaaggaaaagtagaaagacatgaaaagcaaaaaaaaaaaaaaaaaaaagaggaaaagaagaaaaaatgatgaaaaatcGAACGACgtaaacaaaaaattgaaaaataagaaatacgatggaaagaaattgtagaaaaaaaatagaaaagaagaaagacgaaatcggagaaaaaaaatatgaaagaaatgGAAGGAAGACgaatagagaaaagaaagatggaaaggaaacttcaaatatttaaaaaatatatgacTAACTTTATAAGTTTGTTATACgtgtcgtaaatagtttggtgtttcgttaaatttacttaaaataaaatataacataTAATCGACAAAAATAGCAACTTGAACATCAAATATTTAGATTtcaggaagaaaaaaaaaattatcgtaaaatgtaaataatgtgtgttttttttaatattcttaaaAAACTCCAATGACTTTCCACTTTTATATTGTgttgaattttaatttatatattttcaataaatcttgtatttagttattattattataaaatttaaaaacatatttacATAGGACCTTTTTCTTGTTAATTTTTCATGAAAATTAGTTTTGGATTAAATATAGGATTTATTTACTAAAAATGAGAGAGGTTtaaaatgtaaattaaaatGGAATCCCAAAAACATAAGAAATAAAATGATATATAATTTAAACCAATAAACTTTATAATCATGATGAATATTCAtaacaaaataataacataacatcataaacaaaGAACAACATTAAAAGCTTAAGGGCTTCATTATTGTTTCTTGCAAGGTTGATATTCCATTATATATAAACaagtttcatttatttttgtatACTAAATACACACAATTATTGGCTTGTGATCCCATCTCAAGTTTCAATAATGTGGACAAAATTTAGCCCTTCAAAAATCATAAATAGTACCAAACTTTCTCAATCAATCTTAGCTTGTTCAACTTTTGCAGATCAAGAACATGAAATTATTAGAAAGAAACACAAAAGAAGCTTCAATGTTAATGAGGAATACCTTTGCACATTGAGGACCGAATCCTTCGCTGAATTCTTCCTAAAACCTGAATCCAATGTCCATGAATCGCCGCCGTCCACAACCTCCTCCTCCTCCGCCGCTGATTGCTGCTGGAGATTCTCGGAAACAATCTTGTTGCAGCCTGGTCAGTTAGAAGCCGTTCCTTCAATTCTCGAATCGTCGTTTCTTCTGATGTTACCGGAGCTTAAAGGTCTGTTCGTCGATTATTTCAATCTCAGTGCCCAAGCTTCAGATCTCTGCACTCGTCTTCTCGCGAACTTCAAATTAACTCGATCTACATCCCGCTGCATTCAAGAATCGCTCGATTCGATCGAGAAATGTTTTTCGTCCGAGACAGTTGAATCAATCGCCTCTAACCTTCTCGCATTGAGATCGCCATTTTCCGATCTGGAAAAACGTGATTTCGCGTTAATCCACGACGATTACACGACGATTTCTCATCGACTAAACTGCACGAGGAAGAAGGTAGCGAGAAAAATCAGATCGATGAAAATCATGGATGGAATTACCTGTGGATTGAACGCTATTACAACTCGCACTCTGACTGACTTAGTAAAGGCAGCAGATCGAGGTCCAGGAGTTTTCGGGAGAAAGCTTCTCCGACATGAGATGCTTAGAAATGGCGGTCTTGAGAAAGTAGGAGAAAAACTGGAGGCGGCGGCGAAGGGGAGTTATATACTGAAGAGAGAGTTGGAGACGACGAGTCGACTAGTGGTCAGGCTGGGCGACGCGGTGGATAATGGGAAGGCGATGGTGCggttgtttgggggaaggaagAAGGAGGATAAATTTGGAGTGGCGGTGGCGATGGATGAGGTGAAGAAGAACAATGCGAACATTAGAAAGCGAGTTGAAGATGTTGAAGAGCATTTGTGTTTGTGCATTGTCGCCATTAATAGAAGCAAAGCTTCTGTGATTAACTAATTGTTAGAAGACTACAAAATTAGGGATTTGTTTGGGATTGGGACATAATTCTGGCGGGAAAAATTTAATCACTTTTTATACAAATTatgtaaatatttataaaatgttgATCTCCATCGATTtcataatattttatattttttattttttattttttttgtgttttatgAATATAAAATTCTAAACTCATTCTTTCCTATGtagattttaaatttataaaaatgtaaaattgtTGGTCAAAAATTTGGTTATGTCTTTTTGTTCATCATCAAAATTAGTGTAATAGATTCTTTTATCAATAATTTAATAACCCACATTCTCTGTCATCTTTTATTACAATATTCAGAatttaaataaatcataaaGGACCGATCAGTAATATTTTAggcaaaataattagataaatattttgaaagtgaTTCCGAATCAATAGCTAAACAATAGTCGATTTGaaatgattttatatttttctaaaatcaatttCAGTTTAGATCAAACATCATCCTTTGCAAAAATGATTGTGATCATCTCAAAAACATTATCAAACACACTCTTTCGTAAGTTTCTATTTATCTGCTGATCATTATAGATCTCGATAGCAAATACAATTTAGGTTATCTTTTTTTATCATGTTTGTTTAGATAGTAGTTTGCAAGCATAATTTGATTACCCTTTGAGGTTGTTTACTTTGTATTGTCTTGTATCTGTCTTGTTACCTTTAGTGCTATGATTAACGTTTTAGGGTTAAtgaataacaacaacaataattgTGACAATTTCTTAATTGGAAATTTACTAAAAAGTATAGCCAGTCTCATGTAATTATCAAATACAATCGTATCGATCACATTTTGCTCCTTGGACCAATAACATTTGTTACTTATAGACATAATGTTGGTTCCATTAGGATTATAAGACACAAATAGtacaacaaaaaatttaatcaaattaCCATTCATTTAGTACATTTCATGTGGAATTAACACGAAGACGAGTTATAaaaccaattttaaatttagcaaagaaaagaaaagtttttgttgatacCAAAAAAAATGGATCAaccataaaatttgtttttgtggAAGATTCGTCCAAGTGCCTTGCAAAACAAAAGAAGGTACGTGTTGGAGCTTAACTACACACTCAAACGCTCAAGTTAGTCTTATGCTTCTGAGTGACTAGACACTAGAAAAAGTAATGGAAAATTAATGAATGATTTTTAGGCATATGCAGCGAAAATCGAATCaaaattttaccctaattgctcTTGATTAATAAGAAACcctaaattaaattgaattatagCGCTAAGTGAAATTTTACCTTTGAAGCTCTGTTTAACCAAAATTCTTCACATGAACTCAACCAGACCACAACTAGGATTGACCTGCTATTCTCCAGACTCAGAACCAGGTTGTGGACCCAATGAATGAAGAAAacggagagagagaaagagatggaaaacAAGGAGGAAGGATTTTTCTTGTGAAATTGGGCTTTTAGGACTTGAGAGAGGTTTTTTATAAGAATAATTTTAGCAGCCCGAAATTTCTAATGgcaaaaaaaaatgattcttgCAACCTTTTACGTACAATTAAGTTCTGGGGCATTTTGGTCTTTTCTTAAAATTAGTCAAAGTCGAactttaacaaaaaaaagttaaaaaaatttatgtcttgactaattttgacctcccaTATTCGTATTCATTTTctcaaaaattcaaattacaattgaatatattgacagtcaaagtttgacttttcaaagtcagaAGTAAACCCTTTGatcttttacaactttgactatttccatcaatttcgaccTTTCGAATATGAACCAACATTCATTGAttcaatatttaaatcacatttaaacttAAAACTCTTTCTCTAAACTGATAACCaatggctatatcacatatacttgtcagtttctctcttctttcctaatttgaacaattcaaatcaTTCCATCATATCGTTCTAAGTTTATTTCATACAAGCTAGTAGGGGAACATAATGGaactatagatcatgggctctaaatgattcgagattaattcaccaaactcttttagaccaaactaataaacattcgttaactaatgggtcatttcactaaagtctcgtagttgcactcctcttagtataaatatatttgtgtttATATGGTATAACAATGATTAATAAGTTATTTCTTCACATATTATTCGTAATCTTCGGCTGGGTCAAAACACCATTTTAtcctcgagattacatcttgttccttaagtcccgtTGATGCTCtaatgaataattggtttaaagttcaacctataaactaaatctctctcaagccaatgagaggatggagccccttgttcaagatCTGAATTCGATGCTTAAGGGATCAACCTATCCACTAACCCTATAACGGATAGAAGTGAATTATGTCTTGTACCCTATGCCCCCAACTATCCACCtagtcttacccctgaaatgggaggcatATTGGGTTAACGCTAAttagctaccctcacctatgtagatttaaggataatctcgtgtgaacatgagttcatagttagcttagaaataagattaagttacctaagtcatcaaTAAACGAAATAATCAGTTTTATACATTAAATAGTGTTATAGtgtaaaagtgactacttcatggttcattcttatgtaaattcacatgaacgattcaaaatcacatcgtttgtactaactacaaagtgggccGCATCCGTAGTGTCCCCAGAATAAGGTGCCCCAaccttatttatttatatactataaactatttaggctatatactcgaacttgattaacttttatgtctctacataaagtttaagtttactcAAGATAACCTAAAggccttagtttattggattcaataTCATAGTATTCAGTTTCACTAATAATTCCTTAAGAATTATTTTAATGAATAGAAGATAATTgaaattacaaactacgagttttaagacataaatttcaacaattcaGTCGTATATTTGGATGTACCTTTGACCAATGACCTAAGTCGTTTATATAATATAGTGATTGGTAACTAATACCTGAGTCATAATTGTGCCTCTTAAACGTCTTGAACCGTTGAGCTGATAATCAATGGGTAGTTACACACCATTATGATAGACCCTATGAATGCTCTTAACGGCTCTCTTTACGACACTTATCCATTTTGTAATCCAAATGGTTTCACATTCAATGGCTCAAAGGTCTTCCTATGCAGGTCCTCTTAACTCTATTTTGTACTATCCTAAGGGTGCttttgttggattttatgtcctaaaactcgtagatagtaaatgtaatctattgatcgttattaataaagtgtttttattataaaattcaAAAGCATTATTGATTAGGTCTTAATTACCTAAATCCAATAGACTAACATCTTAAGATGTTAGATGAGTCTTGAATattatgtaaagacatacatggatcaatgttcgagatacaacttaaagggtctgTAGTAGGGATAATGTTGAATATCTTATCTTGGCAACACTATGGATACatctcactttgtatttgatacaaacacaatgatccaatgcattcgtgtaggtgacatgtgagtgagggtatcctatgcaatgagttcgcataagatcggaccacgaaatagtagccactagatgtaactccattaactagttaagtttctatttcattaggatacCTAGGTAATTTAGTCTTAATTCTGggtgtattatgaacttttaTTCGCGAGGAATTGTCCTAGATTTGTACGAGTGAAAGTGGCTAGATTATTGACtaaatatgcttatcattttagggataagaccgagtggggagctgggaacataatcacacaagatagaattcactcattctcgactttagggtaagtagattagtgtttccttaaatggtatctctgagacttgaacaaaaggttctaccctctctatggcacaaaaagggtttttgtttagtggttaGACCATAAACATGTTGTTCATTAAAGGAGCATTGATATTTAAGGATTAGAAGTAACTCGAGGAAAAATGATAATTTGATCCAGTTGATGTTAacaacacttgtgaaggactaacttactgtatgtctatatctgtggacataaaaatatatttgcaGTGAGAAGAGTTTAGACACGAGTCTTTAATGGAGTTTAcacatagttaacgaatattgattaatgtggttaatgagttttgtcaattaatctcatatcgttgtagcttctgatttgtaggtccattagTCCCCTTCTTATcttgtaaagggtaatgaggtttatatatatttgttataatttgaaatgttcaaatttactttgggaattaatataatgtatggtgatacattataatataaaattgattttttaaattaaactttattatataaatttaattttggatttgatttaaaattaatttatgagaatttaatgtgaattatattcatattaaaatCATAGGTTAGAATTTTGATATAGTCATATTAAAACCATAGGTTaaaatgtgaattagattcatataaaattgaaacacattaaaactataggttatgagagaaatttatatttgaatatgattcaaatttggattaaattaaatttaagatatttaatttagcaattaattaattgaaaaattaattaatagttttgcttagtttgatttaattaaattaattaaattaaaactgtAGGTTATGTgaaagatattcatttaaatatgatttaaatgaaatattaattaaatatgatttaattaattattaatgtaattttaattaattaattttttaaatatattaatataatttattttattattttaaattaaagaaatggGACCGTGGGTGGTTCTCTCCCACGTAACCCAAAAATCTCTCTAACTCCCTTTTCATAACAATGAAGAAGAGGGAGATAAGAGTACGACAAACACAAAGGGCTTCTGGTATTCTGGTACTCTGCTACTGCGtattctctttttctctctttaaaaAAAACTCCTTTCCAACTTTGGTTCCCAATCAACCAAAATCTCAACTCAAAGAATAGAGAGGTCTTCAAGTGGTGGAGCCCCAATACTAGCGATTGACAGATAGAAAGTCTTCAACAAGAGTGAGTGTTCTTCTTAGTAATTTATGtgttcttttatatatatatagaaagcatgcttagcctttTAGCCTTATAAAGAATTAGTTTATGATTCTGTTTAATTTATTCCGTTGCATAGAGCTCTCATTCCTTCAAATTTTTCTTATGCGTCCTCCTTTTAGGAGGTTAGGCTCCCCCGAGTGGACCTTCCTTTTATAAGCTCCTCCTAAGAGGTTAAGTTCTCCCTTGTTGGTCCTCCTCCTATGACTCTTCTAAGGAGGGTGTCTCTAAGGTTTTCTTGAGCTTTCTCCTAGCTATTATGAACTTACTTCTTTTGAGCTTCCTTCATGGGTCCCATGGAGTTGTCTACACTCTCTTCCATAGGTGCTTCTCTAGAGCTCTTATGAGTTTACTTCTCTTGAACTTACCTCTTAGGTCTCATGGAGCTCTTTAAACTCTCTCCATGGGCACTGACGAATTTACTTAAGGGCCAACAGAAGACACGTGCCTCCCTCTCATTATcgattttatattttaatattaattttgaagtgttagattacaatatatatttaacaatgttttattttaaacaaagtatATGGTGCTTTTCTTAAGTTCTCTTCTAGGCTCATTTGAGCTTTTAGTCATgtgttttgaaaatttcaatatttgaaTTTCAGGTTTTGCATTTATTATATGGTGCTCTTCTTAAGTTATCTTCTAGGCTCCTTTAAGCTTCTCTTAAGCCTACACTTATGGGTCCCATTGAGCTGCCTAAGCTCTCCCTCGTGGGTGCTCCCATTAAGTTCTCTCCTAGGCTTATTGGAGCTTCTCCTACCTTATGGGTCCCACTGAGTTGTGTAAGCTCTACCCCATGGATGCTCTTAAGCTCTTTTCTAAGCTCGCTTAGGCTCACTTCATGGGTCCATTAAGTTCTCACTAGGCTCGCTTAACCTCACTTCTTATGACCACCGAGCTCTCACTAAAGTCGCTTGGGATCTCTCCTAGGCTTTTCTTGAGCTTACCTTATAGGTTCTATGAAGTTGTTTGAGCTCTTCCCTATAGGTGCCCCTCTTGAACTCTCTCTTAGGCTCATTTGAGCTTTTCTTGTGTAGACTAAAATTCACCCACAATAGTAAAAGTAATAATTCTAGTTTTTTATCTACCTAATTTATTATTTCTaggtttaaatattattttggtgcctttacttttaatttcattttattttggtCATCTtctttcaattgtctcaatttTTTCTCATTACTGGTGTATTTTCCAGAAACAGTGTCTTTCTATATCCAGTGATCTTTTTTCTTGCTTGAATTATTATTTAACCAAATTCTCTATTGGAAACTTACTTTTCGAGTGGTACCAAATAAACGTTACATTTTTTTACAACGAATCGTAAAAAGtaatggaagaaaaaagaaagttaaatttctcaaataaaaatAGCTATCAAGTTTTTGAATGGATGTACGTACAGTACAATCCTTTGTAACTTTCTAACTAACAACACAAAAAAGTGAAATAATAAGAGGATACCAACATTAATAGTGAGATACGTATTATTATGATTGAGGACGAAGTTCATCTCTATTTTGGTCAGTTTGGTGGGAcaatttatatttgattttttctcaTAAGGCATTTAGATTGATGGCTCATCAATGTGTGATGAACAAATCAACCTAATTGTAATAAAGGAAAAACTTTTAAGATATTCTCCTTTCACTTAACAATTGACACGTTGTTagatttgtttttatttagtAGGCCAACCGTTGAATTCTTAAATACGACATAATATACACGtgtaatgttttttttatttacttaattgtttcttttttaataaagcACCAATGCTTTAAATGATTgtattgtaattattattattattattattattattattattattattatttctttcaaTAAAATACCAATGCTATCAAAATTAATGATTCTCAACCGTCACAGTTTGCTACCCCATCTTTATGGCTTTATATATCCAAACAAGATAGAATTTATTACCTTAATTGAAAATTCTTTGGTTTCATTTGCTTAAACAAAGTGTTAGATACGTGGTCCATTCatcatttaaaatgatattAAAGAAGGTTGTTCTAATTTCACTGTAATAAAATTCACTTTTGATGTATGAAGCCAAAAATATCAATAAAGTAGAGGTTTGTCACTGTAACATTAGTATTTCTGTAATCGAAAGTTTTAGGGTTGAGAAGTATCATTTAGCGACACATGTACGTTTCTAAAAAAGACCAATATTATCACTGTAAAACTTACTATATTTTCAATTGTTAAATGTTGTCATACTTTTTAATtcaatatattttcaaaatttcaagttaaaaaaataacacTTATTTAAGTCCATGAATAAATTTGACGAAGTTAAAAGACTCTCATCTTAAAATAACATGATTAGacaaaataacaattttatattgattttttttttttttgtttatatcaATCTACTTCTAAACTTTAGgggttatattaattaaaagagtttttattttaaaaaaatagatagaagaaaaaaactatttatactttataaaaaaaattactaaaaagcAAAATTAGTTGTacttgaatattttttaaaaaatattctgtcaatttttctatttttgaaaattaccCTTAATTAAAAGCCTAAACTAATAACTGTATTGATCTAAACAATAAATTTTTGTAGGTGTATCAATAAATTTCCACAATAttcaaaaatacaaaaatggataGAAAATTACCCTTAGGTCAAAAATTTAAAAGCCTAAACTTTATATACCCTTCTGCCCTTAGTTATATAAAAAATTTCCACAATACTTTTTATTGATGGGTTGTGACTTCTCAAATGTAGGTGTTCGTTTGAAAGAAGTTGGATGtgattttttcaatttttaatttacaaaataaatttaaatatttaataaataaaattttaggtCAAATAAGTCCAATAATTGATATAAGTGAGACGCGACTTTTCAAAATATGATACAATAGATACCACTTGAATGTATCTGTTCGTAGTGAAGTAGTTACACAACACACATCAAATGAGTGTGTCAATTCTTTCAATGTATATGCAACATGCACAtataaaagaacaaaataaataCTTGTATTTGTATTCTAAGAAAGTAGTTTCTGAAAtctaaatattagaaaaaagaagaagagtaGATTTAgttgaataaaaataataattaatagaTTATTTCACGTGATTTTATTATAGACCTAGAAtaatttatgatattctaaaaaCTTACTGCTTACAAATTTAGAAGTACGagattttaaagaaaatttggtGTAGGGTTCTATAAAAAGTTTAGGGTTAAAAAGAGATATTATGTTAAAAATCTATAAAGGttaaatcttaaaataaaaagaatatgGATAAtgcgaaaaagaaaaagaaaaaacaaaaaacaaaaagaaacaaaaaacaaaaaaggaacTTTCTATGAAGAAAAAGTCTAACTTAAAAATTACGAGTCCATAGGTTCAAGAGCAAACGATAAAAAAATGAATCTCAATTTTCCATTCCGATTCACTTTCGCCGacatttgagttttattttttctccTTCCAAGTACAGCGCCAACGTTCAACAGTAAACCGATATTATGATTCACGTGATCCATTTCAAAGCTTAATTAGTTGCGTCTCTCAAGTTTATTGGAGCCATAATTTCAGTACCACAGACGACCCACCCGGAACGCCAGATTATCCCCCCATCGGTGCCTTCAATTTCTGTTTCTGTTATCTGTTTAATCCCTTTACCGATTCTGAATGCTGAGTTTTTACGTTCAACTGGGTTACTGTGCTTAATCCCTGTTTTTGTGCTGCTTCTCGCAGTTTGTTTTCTGGGTATCTCTCTAATTCGCTGCTCTTGGGAGTTTTGATTGGCAGTGTATTGGGTTAGTTTTCTTTTCCCTTCTTATTGGTTGTCAATGTTGAAGGGACTCTTTAAATGTATTTGAGCTTTGGTGTACGCTTTAGACGAAGATTGTTTGCTTATGTGCGAATAACCCATGTTATTCTCTTATGGCTCAAACTTTACTCAATTTAATGATTTGGGACTTAGGAATGTCGCTTGAGACTTTTTGGATTGTGGGGTTCTTCTATTTGGGTcgttcttaaaccgtatgctgatattgaaatttgaaatttgagaaTTGACACAATTGGGTGTCATAGAAGTGAAGAAGGGTGTGTTTGTGGCCAATGGTGTACAGGGATTTTTAGTTAGATTTTTACTTTGAGTCTATATGGTAGCAGATGAAACATATCCGATTCAGTTATTATTAACTTTTGTGATCTTTGAGTTCAAGAATGTTGGTTCCTTTACTTGAAGAGGTTAGTGTACAGTAATCTCAAGGTCTACTGTTCTTTATGGTTACATGTATTTTGAGCATTGAAACTAATCACATTGGGTATTGGAACTACTGGTTTTGGAATTTCTTTTGTGTTTATATCTTATTGTTGCTTGCTTTTAGTTGATAACATTTTGATAAGTTTTCTCTTGTAAGTATAACTATAAGAAATAATTTACGTGAATTACTTGATCACTCTTCGATGAAATTAGTTTGTTATTTATACGTTTAAGTCTTAGTGTATAGTAGAAATCCTAGGTCATTAATagtttttccatttttgttttcatttattatatttattattattttttaatgtaCCTATAACTTGTTTCATTTATTTTCACTGTGCTTTGTTAAATTATAATATTCATGTTAGTTTAAATATATCACCATCATATTTATTCATGAAAATAATGATTATTCGGGAttacttgaaaattttttttttggcatCCAATATTTCAAACATTTTGTATAACATTTTTCTACGGTTGATCTTTTCTCGAGTATCTGTTAACATCTTCAGAAAAATGAGATCATTGACATTTTTATATTTTCGTAGCTACTGTTATTTACATCTTAGGGCACCTGATAGCAGTAGCTGAAATTTTAATTGAACTGGTTTAAATCTCAATGTTGTGCCAAGAATTGGTACTAAATAATTTAGGTTTGTTGTACCTCCAAGAACTTGCTCTGTTTTTTGTCCTATGGCAACATGTTTTAGGGTTATCTCCTTTCCTCTATCTCAATAAAAGCttgatttcttttttgaaaaaatggtTATCTTGATATCGTACTTTGATCATCTGAGATCTTTACTTGCAAATGAGTTCGAAAAATGTTGCATTATTGTTATTTCTATAACTCTTGCAGTTTAGACTACTAATTGCAATAGGTTGAGATGGAACATAAAATGGTCATGTTTTGCAGAGTACTGCAGCACATGGAGAACACGGGCAGTAGAGTAATTTACTATCACATCAGTGATAAAGAGATGCACGATAGGTCATTTACTTGATTCTccagaaaaaagaaatgaattttctcCACATGCAAGGAACTAACTACTTCATTGCTCTTCAATCATATTCA
This genomic window contains:
- the LOC103485615 gene encoding UPF0496 protein 3-like, which translates into the protein MWTKFSPSKIINSTKLSQSILACSTFADQEHEIIRKKHKRSFNVNEEYLCTLRTESFAEFFLKPESNVHESPPSTTSSSSAADCCWRFSETILLQPGQLEAVPSILESSFLLMLPELKGLFVDYFNLSAQASDLCTRLLANFKLTRSTSRCIQESLDSIEKCFSSETVESIASNLLALRSPFSDLEKRDFALIHDDYTTISHRLNCTRKKVARKIRSMKIMDGITCGLNAITTRTLTDLVKAADRGPGVFGRKLLRHEMLRNGGLEKVGEKLEAAAKGSYILKRELETTSRLVVRLGDAVDNGKAMVRLFGGRKKEDKFGVAVAMDEVKKNNANIRKRVEDVEEHLCLCIVAINRSKASVIN